In the Flavobacteriales bacterium genome, one interval contains:
- a CDS encoding type III pantothenate kinase: MNLAIDIGNSRIKWARFDHKDVIESGMTPESDLNALMSLITFHAEDDITISSVIQLSSDFASFCQSKNALMINSSTPVPIVNKYSSPTTLGIDRLCAAIGAKSLFPGSPVLSIDIGTCIKYEFITANGEYEGGNISPGLQMRFASLNNYTSKLPALKPEKINGPIGRSTNDALRLGVQQGMMFEIQAMIETMQTLHPNLKTVGTGGDLPFFVNELKTHIFADLLLVLRGINEIYLHNS; this comes from the coding sequence ATGAACTTGGCAATTGACATCGGAAACTCACGGATCAAGTGGGCGCGTTTTGATCATAAGGACGTGATAGAATCAGGAATGACGCCTGAATCGGACCTGAATGCACTCATGTCGTTGATCACATTTCACGCAGAAGATGACATCACCATTTCGAGCGTGATTCAACTATCATCTGATTTTGCATCTTTCTGCCAGTCTAAAAATGCCTTGATGATCAACTCAAGCACTCCTGTTCCGATCGTTAATAAATATAGTTCGCCAACAACCTTGGGAATTGATAGACTATGTGCAGCCATAGGCGCCAAAAGCTTATTTCCAGGCAGTCCGGTTCTCTCCATTGACATTGGCACCTGTATCAAATATGAATTCATAACAGCAAATGGCGAATACGAAGGCGGAAATATTTCTCCTGGCCTTCAAATGAGATTCGCCTCACTGAACAATTACACTTCCAAACTGCCAGCGCTTAAACCAGAGAAAATAAATGGCCCCATTGGTCGTTCGACCAATGATGCGCTGAGATTAGGCGTTCAGCAAGGAATGATGTTTGAAATTCAGGCAATGATCGAGACCATGCAAACGTTACATCCAAACTTAAAAACGGTAGGAACCGGTGGCGATCTACCCTTTTTTGTAAATGAACTTAAAACTCACATCTTTGCGGATCTTTTGCTCGTCCTACGAGGCATAAATGAAATTTACCTACATAATTCCTAG